The genomic window TCACCATTGCCTTAGAAAGAACTTGGTTTTGGATAAGACTTTTAAGCCAAGAAAATCGTATTGTCCATGACGTTTTAGAAACAGCACGTTACGATCTCTTAGAAGCTCAAAAAATCGCTCAACACGCCCGTTTTTTACCCATTGGACGCTTTTTATTAGCCCCCCTGCAACTAAAAAAACCAAGCCCTGAAACCTTCCGTTTGGCAATGGAAGCTAGGGGAGACAGAGAATTTATTCAAATGAGAAAAGGGGATAAATTTCTCGAAACGGTGATTGCCGTTGCCCCCTTATTAGGCTTATTAGGAACGGTAACGGGATTGATTACAACTTTTAATAATTTAAAAATAGGAGAAGGGGCAAATCTTGCAGAAACGTCTCAAGCTGCTGCTGGTATTTCTGAAGCTTTAATTACCACAGCAGCCGGGATGATTGTGGCGATTATTGCTTTATTAGTTTATCGTGTTTCTGTTACTTTACAAAGTGGACAAGTTGAGTATTTTGCTGAAGTTGGTACAGATTTAGAACTGATTTATCGACAGTTTTGGTATGAGCCTGAATTAGAAGAAAAACAAAAATTTTCGACTGCTTTACCTCCTACTATATAGATGATTCTCACTAAACGTAAGGTGGGCAATCCTCAGAGAAAGCTTACAAACCTAATCCAGAAACTATTTGAGACATTGCCTACCCTACAAGTTTTATCCATTTAATTATGCCTACCTATTTAATACAGTTAATCTAGATAATTATTAATAAAAATGAGATTTAAACAACAACGATCTTCTTCGGTTCCTGAAGTTAATTTAGTACCAATGATTGATGTTTTAATGTCAGTGTTACTCTTTTTTATCATTACTTCTATGACATTGACTAGCCAAATCTTAGGTAATATTAATATTCCTGGGATAGAAAATAATAACAACACCGAGACACAAGATACTAATCAACCTACCTTAATTATTGGAATAGACAAAGATAAAAATTTGTTTATTGGTGAGGAAATAGTTACGGAAGAAGAGATGCTGCAAAATGTCTCTATTTTCTTAGATGAAAATTCGTCAGGAGAAGTCATTATAAAAGCAGATCAAGAATTATCCTATCAAGATATTTCAGGGTTGTTAAATAAACTGAGTGACGTTAGTGAAAAACAAGTTTTTCTAGCTATTGATAAAGACAGTTAAGGATAAATTATGCGGTTTAACAATCATAATAATCATCAATCTATCCCTAGTATTAATTTAATACCGATGCTTAATGTAATGATGTCGGTGTTAGCATTTTTTGTGTTGGTTTCGATGAACTTAACCACCAGTCCCCAAGGAGTCAAAGTTGAATTACCTAGTAATGAAGAAACAACAGAAACGCCAATGGATACAGAAACTGAGAACTTAATCATTACTCTAAAATCGGATAATAGTTTTACTATTAATGAATATGAGCAAAGAATAGAAACACTAGAACAATTAAAAATAATAGTGCAAGACTATTTGATAAAGCAAAAAACAGGGACAGTTTTATTAATGGCAGATAAAACTGTTGCTTATAAAAACGTTATAGACATTTTGATTCAATTAAAACAATTAGGAGAAGATAGAGTTTCTTTAGCAATTACAGCAGAAAATGAACAATAATGATTTATTCAGAAGTTTGAGAAATTTGAGGGTTATCAATCCATAAAACCAATAAAGCACCACTTCCTTTTAATTTAACAATGCTCATATAAAATGTAATATCTGATGAGTTTTTGGCTTCGTATAATAAGGAATCACCATACTGTTCTTCTAATTGATTAATTTCAAACCCTAATTCATTTTTAACGACCGGTTCAATATAATCAAAATAAGCACCATAAGGACTGGTTTGAGGAATAGTTAGAAACCCTAACGTTCCTGATTTTAGTTGCTGTTCTTCTGTTAAAAAGTAAGAAGTATGTTCTTCTCGAATAAATTGTATAGGTAATGTATCAATATATTCTTCCATTGCGTCTAAATCATTACTACTTTCTTCTAAGCGTTTTAAAATTCTTGGTCTTAATTCTTCTAATAAACTAGAACCTGCTTCGGAAGCAATTTCATTTTGATTATCTGTATTATTGACATCATTTTCGATTAATTCTTGATTAGGGGTTGGGGTTGGTGTAGGAGTCGGTGTGGATGTTTGCTTGGGAGTGGGAGAAGGGGTAGGTTCGGGGTTTATTTCCAAAGGGGTTTTCTTAGGAGTTGGTGTACTTTGAGGAATGGGAGAAGGTGTCGTTATTCTGGGTATTTGTCGAGGTGGTTGTCTGGGTGGTTGTCTCACTTTTGGAGGACTTTGGATAGGTGTTGGTGTCGGAGTAGATTTAACTTTTGGTGATGTTTTAGGGGTTGCAGGAGACGGTTGAGGAGAGGGAGGAATTAAACGAGTAATTTCTACTTTTTCTTCAATTTCTTCTGTCTTGTTCTCTTTTAATTCAGGAGAAGAAGGAAGGGGTAAACGTAAAAAACCAATGTGAAAGATTAGGGAAAGAAAAAACATCGGTCGAAACAAAAAACGAAATTTTAATAATAAATTGTAAATGGGTTTAAGTAATGTCATTTTTCCAAAAGCAACAAAAATCCTTTTTAGATAATAAACATAAATACAACTTTAGCCAAAAAATAATCCCTAAACTAAAGTTAGGTTAAAAATAGAATAAATTTTAGTAAACTTAATCTATTTTTTACTGGTTTTTAACCCTAAGTCATACTTTTTTTGAAATAATAGATCGAGCTTACGCTTGAACAAAAAAAATTAAACCATTAGGAAATAATCAGCTATGAACGTTAAGGTAAATGGTTGGCTTTTTGCTGGTGCATTTGCATTAGGCTTACTCTTAGTTAACCTGAGTAATATTCCTGTTAACTCTCAAGGTCGTGCTGTCATCAAAATTGATGGTTCTAGTACGGTTTATCCCATTACTGAAGCTGTGGCCGAGGAGTTTCAGAATAAAAAACGAGGTGCGGTTCAAGTAACCGTTGGTATTTCTGGGACTGGTGGCGGTTTTAAAAAGTTCTGTTCTGATAATGAAGCAGTCAAAACAGACATTTCTAATGCTTCTCGACCCATTAAAGATAGCGAGAAGAAAATGTGTGCAGATGCAGGGGTTAAATATATGGAAATTCCTGTTGCTTACGATGCCATTACTGTTGTTGTTAGTAAAGATAATCCTTTAACGGATATTACAACAGCAGAACTTAAAAAGATGTGGGAACCAGCTGCTACTAATAAAATTACTAAATGGAATCAAGTCAATTCTAGCTGGCCTGATGTTCCCTTAAAGCTTTATGGCCCCGGTGCAGACTCAGGAACCTTCGATTATTTTACCGATGAAGTTATCGGTAACTCAGGGGATAGTCGCACCGATTATACTCCCAGTGAAGATGATAATGTATTGGTTCAAGGGGTGGCTAATGATAAACAAGCATTAGCTTACTTTGGCTATACTTACTACGAAGAAAATAAAAATAAGCTCAAAGCTTTAAAAATTGATGGGGTTGCTCCTTCTTCGCAAACCGTAAGTGATGGAACTTACACACCTTTGTCCCGTCCTATCTTTATCTATGTCAATCTTGATGCAGTAAAAAGTAACTCGGCTGTTAAAGAATTTGTAGAATACTATTTAGATAGCGCACCTAAATTAGTCAAAGAAGTTCGTTCTATTCCTCGCACCGATTATCAAGCACACAAGCAAAAATTAGCTCAAGCCATTCGCTAAGTTATGACACCAATTTTATCTAAAGATAATAGGAATGGGCAAATTTCTCATAGTGCTTTTCGGAATATTCGAGAAAGTATTATAGAGTTTGCCCTTTTTCTCGCTGCTTTATCTTCAGTAGGGACAACCTTTGGTATTTTGTACATTTTAGTAACAGAATCCTGGCTTTTTTTTCAACAAGTCCCTATTCTTAATTTTTTAACGGACACGCAATGGACTCCCCTATTTAATGATAAACATTATGGCATTTTACCCCTGCTTTCAGGAACCTTAGTAACTTCAGCCGTGGCTTTATGGGTGGCGATTCCCTTAGGAACGATTGTAGCTATTTATTTGAGTGAATTTGCTCCAGCAAAATTGAGAGAATGGGTTAAACCTATTTTAGAATTATTAGCAGCTATTCCCACAGTTGTTTATGGTTATTTTGCTCTATTGGTGGTCACTCCTTTGCTACAAAAAGTATTTACTAATTTACCAACCTTTAATATGTTAAGTGGTGGTTTAGTCATGGGT from Crocosphaera subtropica ATCC 51142 includes these protein-coding regions:
- a CDS encoding PstS family phosphate ABC transporter substrate-binding protein produces the protein MNVKVNGWLFAGAFALGLLLVNLSNIPVNSQGRAVIKIDGSSTVYPITEAVAEEFQNKKRGAVQVTVGISGTGGGFKKFCSDNEAVKTDISNASRPIKDSEKKMCADAGVKYMEIPVAYDAITVVVSKDNPLTDITTAELKKMWEPAATNKITKWNQVNSSWPDVPLKLYGPGADSGTFDYFTDEVIGNSGDSRTDYTPSEDDNVLVQGVANDKQALAYFGYTYYEENKNKLKALKIDGVAPSSQTVSDGTYTPLSRPIFIYVNLDAVKSNSAVKEFVEYYLDSAPKLVKEVRSIPRTDYQAHKQKLAQAIR
- the pstC gene encoding phosphate ABC transporter permease subunit PstC, whose protein sequence is MTPILSKDNRNGQISHSAFRNIRESIIEFALFLAALSSVGTTFGILYILVTESWLFFQQVPILNFLTDTQWTPLFNDKHYGILPLLSGTLVTSAVALWVAIPLGTIVAIYLSEFAPAKLREWVKPILELLAAIPTVVYGYFALLVVTPLLQKVFTNLPTFNMLSGGLVMGLMILPLVSSICEDAMRAVPVVLKEGSYAMGATRLQTALKVVFPAAISGVGAAYILGASRAVGETMIVAIASGLLPNLTLNPLEQGATITAYIAQVSLGDLPHGTVEYQTIFAAGLTLVIITLILNIIGYFLAKRYREIY
- a CDS encoding MotA/TolQ/ExbB proton channel family protein, which translates into the protein MTHIYDLFLKGGPVMWPLLALSVFTITIALERTWFWIRLLSQENRIVHDVLETARYDLLEAQKIAQHARFLPIGRFLLAPLQLKKPSPETFRLAMEARGDREFIQMRKGDKFLETVIAVAPLLGLLGTVTGLITTFNNLKIGEGANLAETSQAAAGISEALITTAAGMIVAIIALLVYRVSVTLQSGQVEYFAEVGTDLELIYRQFWYEPELEEKQKFSTALPPTI
- a CDS encoding ExbD/TolR family protein, producing the protein MRFKQQRSSSVPEVNLVPMIDVLMSVLLFFIITSMTLTSQILGNINIPGIENNNNTETQDTNQPTLIIGIDKDKNLFIGEEIVTEEEMLQNVSIFLDENSSGEVIIKADQELSYQDISGLLNKLSDVSEKQVFLAIDKDS
- a CDS encoding ExbD/TolR family protein — its product is MRFNNHNNHQSIPSINLIPMLNVMMSVLAFFVLVSMNLTTSPQGVKVELPSNEETTETPMDTETENLIITLKSDNSFTINEYEQRIETLEQLKIIVQDYLIKQKTGTVLLMADKTVAYKNVIDILIQLKQLGEDRVSLAITAENEQ